The Phaseolus vulgaris cultivar G19833 chromosome 10, P. vulgaris v2.0, whole genome shotgun sequence DNA window CAAAGAATATGATAAGGTTGAATTTAGAACGCACCAGTATCAGGCAACTCCCTTCGTCTATTGGATCTCAAAGCAACCTTGAAAAGTTAAATCTTGCATTCACTTACATTGAGAGCTTGCCTGAAAGCATAAAAAATCTTGAAGGGTTGCGACATCTAGATCTACGATACTGTGAGAAGCTTAGGTCCCTACCAAAGCTTCCTCCATCAGTTGAAACACTAGACGTCCGTGAATGCGTATCACTGGAGAGTGTAACGTTCCCTCCTATTGCTGAACAATGGaaggaaaataagaaaaaggttGTCTTTTGGAACTGCTTTAAATTGGATGAGCATTCTCTCACGGCTATTGAGAGGAATGCTGAAATCAACATGGTGAAATTTGCACACCAGCATTTGTCTACATCTGGTGATGCTCAAGGTATTTATGTGTACCCAGGAAGCCAAGTTCCAGAATGGTTGATGCATAAGGCCACACATGATGATTACATAACTATTGCTCCACATTCTTCTCACTTGGGCTACatcttttgcttcattttacCGGAAGTGCCGTATGGGGAAAGGGTCTTGAAATTGAAGATTAGTACTGAAGGTGAAGGTGAAGATGAAGGTGAAGGTGAAGGTGAAGATGACAGTATGATTGTGTACTTGGATAGACCACATCATGGGATTAAGTCGGATCACGTGTATCTGATGTACAACCAAGCATGTTCTCGCTTTCTACAAAGTCGTGCCAAACATCAAACGAGGTTGAAAATTAAGTTTACAGTAACATCACTAGCACTCTCATCCGAATACATAAAGGTGCAGTTAAGAGGGTTTGGGGTGAGCACAACCAGCAATTTTCTTCAGAAACAAGAATTGGGTGATGCTGGAATTCCAAAGGAACTTTATGAAGTCTACCCTGTTGCTGTGTGGAACAGGTGAGAGGGAAGAGAGAATATGAAAGAGGAGGCATGTGAGTGAATGTATATATCATTGATTTCCAAATGCAGGGATTCTTCTTATAGTTTCTGGACTTTCTGCATGGTTGTTTTTACTGggatatattaaatatttagtttataagGATTAAAGAGTTAATGTGACATTTTTACTCGgatatattatacatatatagttttttaattgatatgtttaaattttatatgaatttaaaaacTTTACTGTGCTACTCAGTAAACTTCTTATGGGTTtgttttgaaattgaaaatattcaAACATTTGTTGAATTCGATATAATTAAAGAATGCTTGCTCGTTAAAAtgcattataaattataatgcctcttaatttaataaataaacatttcAGAGATAGAATGAATGTCTAGAGAAAGTAAGAAAAATAGTTCAGAAAATTCAAAAGATACATTAACTTTGGGGTATGCCTTCCGTTCACACCCTTCGTgagggaactcctcacggaGATCAATACGGTCCCTGCCCAGTTACATCCCAGTGAATTTTCTGTAAGTAGACTCTCAAAATAAAGTGAAGTAAAAAAGCTGTTGTTAATCCTTCTCTATCCTCATCCAAAGATGGAGAGATAACGAAGGGAATCCAAATGAACATTGTTTCGAAGGCTCTTAAGATTTTCAGTGGTGGCAACAGATTTCTTATGGACTTTCGGTCCCGATCATCTGAGATATCAATAGAGAACAGCTCATCATCTCGACGACGACCGATACTATGTTCTCGACAGACGTCAAGACAATGGTTCCTTCTTCAATAGGCCAAGtgtattacgaagtggactttaagtctaattcaatcccataaaaccggtttATAGGATTggggtttgcacccacttatatacaatgaaagactctaatctctagtcgacgtgggatctccaacaaaataCAACTTCTTCCCCGCGATTTGGAGGTTCTCCCCAGCAGTGTAGAAGAACCCGAGTCGATACCCGGTGAAGATTGGGGGCAGTTCGACAAGGAGACCGTTCGATCCTTCCCTTTTTTTTGTGCTTCCGAGGACGTCCCTCGGCACTTGAAGGAGACACCAAATTTATGATGGAAAATAAACCAGTTTAAATTCTACATACCAGAAAAATCCACCCAAAGGTGGGACGATCGATGCACGACAAGAATTCTTCGAATAGGTAGTGTATTAGGAAGCTGATCAAATACGTGAAAAATTTCTCTATCTTGCAGAGACAATGAAAGAAAAATTCGGGTTTATCATcgaaatcataaaaataaagtttatcATTTGTCTctacaaagattttaaaatatttacctGTACTTACACAATTTATAGGAAGAGTGTCTTCGACTTCAACTTTCACTTATCTATCCTCCTATCTTTCATCCCCTTCCTTTCTCGACAACTTGTGGTACTCGGATTATCTTTTGAGGTGTGTACCTCCAGGAGTACTAACAAAATATCTTGAAATAAGTAATATGGTAATCCGTTGTGGACCTTCTGCAAAACACATAGTGGATATGAGTTGTTAATGATAAGAAGAAAATGAGAATTTTGCAATCATGCAATCAAACAATAAATGATTATGTCATGTCCACCTTGCAATTCACTATTTGTCTTAGTTTTAGTTCTactaaactaaaactaaaacagACTCTTGCAGTCACAACACAGCATTGAAGCTCTTTCAAGGAATTACACAGCTTTCAGGCAAGAGACTAATCTCTCTTTTTTCCCTTTTCATTCACTTTGCATGCTGCTACTTCTCAAGGatcttaatttatattttctctCAATTTGGCTCAGAATAATCACAGCTTCTTGCAGTTATTAAGTTCAGTCCTTTATGCAGTTAATTAAGACAGATTTATGAGGATTTCTTGAGCTTAGACTTCCATaactttcttcttcattctctTACTTCACCTCAGTTACTCTATTTCTCTATTTCTTCTACTTATTCTtaattatcaacaaaatataaacacaccttcattttttcattttaaacgTAATTATATTTGGCTCaaaagattttttaaattacgAATCAGGATAGATGTTTTTGAAGTAAATATATTTGTTATGTTATTACTTAAAATTATGAATCCATTTATATATACTgatatattttttgtatatgccataatgttatttatttttaactttatctTTTTCCATGACATAAACGaacaacaaaattatattagtgattgtttatatttttccaGTAAAAGAGGAAggtgtttgatatttttattaaatggactaattttaaattatattattttgcagataatttttttttcttttaaatatactGTGGCTGgtaattgtttttatatattgCAAAGGTGTAGAGAGAAGAAGAAATTAAGATGCTGAGTGTAGTCAATCCAATGTGTTTCCAAGTTTCTCATAGAATCAAATATGTTGTATTCATTTGTCTGGTGTTTGTAACATCTTCTACTTGTTCCAATCACACTTCTCAAATCAAGGTACGATGTATTTGTTAGCTTCAGAGGCGTAAATGTCCGTCGAGGTTTCCTCAGCCATTTGATTGAGGCATTTTCTCAGAAGCAAATTGCTTTCTTCGCAGATGATAACATTCAGAAAAGGGAAGATCTATATGAAGCACTATTAGGAGCCATTGAAGAATCATTAATTTCTTTGGTTATATTTTCAGAAAACTATGCTTCTTCGAGATGGTGTTTGTTAGAGCTTGAGAAAATTTTGGAGTGCAGGAGAAAGAATGGACAAATTGCAGTGCCTATTTTCTACAAAGTAGATCCTTCAGACGTTCGACATCAAAGGAGGAGTTATGGTGATGCTTTTGTTAAACATGAAAGAAACTATTCCTTCACTGTGCAAAGATGGCGATCTACTTTGAGTGAATCTGCTAATCTATCAGGATTTCATTCATCAATTTTTCAGTGAGTTAATTTTTTGCTCCTTATAATTGTCTTACTGTTATTTTTCTCGCGTTTTTAATATAATCGCATATCTTGTATTTGTTTGTCTCTAGCCGGCAAAGCCAACAGTAGAAAATAGTTTGTGGTTTCCACTGACATCTTCTGCTTCTTCCACTGACACCCTTCAATCAAAGTACGATGTTTTTGTTAGCTTTAGAGGTCAAGATGTTTGTGAATGTTTCCTTAGCCATTTGATTAAGGCACTTTCTCTAAACCAGAGATTGCTTCCTTTGTAGATTACAACATTCCCAAAAGGACATATCTGATGCACTTCTAAGAGCATAATGATGATTTATGTGCTTACAGCTTAGTAAGCATCTCTGTTTGGGCTTAATTAATGTGTGTTTTCCCATTGGGTTTGTAAGGGGTGAGGGGATCTCTGATTTTAATAGTTCTTGTTGCGCTAAAAATCCTATTTTGCTGAGACCCTAAACTCGAGAATagtatgtataagggttggaacaccCCTTAAGtgtctcttttttattttattaattcattgctgataaaaaaagagCATAATAATGATGTTGAtcatttgtttcttctttaCGTATAGAAAAAGTTTCCTATTGTTCATGGTTTCAAAATCTTCTAAAttagtttgaaaataaataaaatacaaataaatgaaATAGATCTATAAAATACATCTTTCAGCCTTATGGATGACTAAACTAGAATGTTCTAAtttgaaatcatttaaaattttgGTTCAGACATAATAAAATGATGATGGAATCCTTTAAGTCTTGTTTTATCCACATTTAATATTAGGCTAGATTTCAAGTTTTTTTAGGTATTTCTACAtcttatatttcattattttgaaatatatatatatatatatatatactttgtatattttatgtttaaaatgaaattacattttcttctttaaaaatatatttttgtaataccacattttattacaattttctcttatattatacatatttatttgTGTGTGATtcttcaatatttatttaattttttttaataaaactcataaatgatatacaaatttatttgttaataactttattaatttaatacgctattcaacaattaaaaaaaataaataaataaatttatatttaataaaattataataaaataaataaaatattatttatatttacttcAATAATTAGTCTATTATGCTTAACATGTTTTTTCAATAGGTTGAAGTTTCACCTTTTTaattaaattggtttttatGAACTCAATCAGAGTTTAGTCAAATTTTATGAATTTGAGTAACTAAATAAACTTATTTCCGTTTCCACCGTCATTAACAAAAGTTGCTCAAAAAAAGACTTCGTGGTTGTCTCACAACCAAATATCAAGACCCTCCATCTTTCTTTTTAACTAGAAGCACCGGAGCTCCCCATGGAGATACACTTGGTCTAATGAATTGTTTCTCCAACAAatcttcaacttgcttctttaGTTCAATCAACTCTGCTGGAGCCATTCTGTAAGGTGCCATTGACACTGGCCCAACTTCAGATACCAAATCAATAGAGAATTCTACTTCTCTCTTAGGAGGTAATCCAGGTATTTCTTCTGGAAATACATCCATGAAATCCTTCACCACATGTATACTACtcatttcttcttcattcttaactTCCATCCGAGTTAAGATTACAAAACACTTTGATCCTTCTTTCAATTCTGACCACACTTGCTGAGCAGACATCCCATATGACTTCTTGGAATCTGAAAACACTATTTTCTGTTGACCACAATCTATGAGAATGTGATTGGCAGATAGCCAATCCATCCCTAAGATAACATCTAAGTCCTGAAGAGGTAGacagatcaaatttattttgaaccTGCGTCCCTCTACTATTACTGGACATTCAGAGCAAACTGTAGAGGTTAAAACTTTTCCTGATGTTGGTGTAGAGACCAACAATTCAAACGACAACTCCTTTACTAGAAGACCCAACTCCGCTACACATAAACTCGACACAAAAGAGTGTGTCGCTCCAGAATCAAATAAAACTTTCACATATCTACCAGCTATATAACATACACCTTGTACCAAGTTACC harbors:
- the LOC137818071 gene encoding disease resistance protein RPV1-like, with protein sequence MPSVHTLREGTPHGDQYGPCPVTSQYDVFVSFRGVNVRRGFLSHLIEAFSQKQIAFFADDNIQKREDLYEALLGAIEESLISLVIFSENYASSRWCLLELEKILECRRKNGQIAVPIFYKVDPSDVRHQRRSYGDAFVKHERNYSFTVQRWRSTLSESANLSGFHSSIFQ